A stretch of DNA from Lotus japonicus ecotype B-129 chromosome 4, LjGifu_v1.2:
tttctttttcatctttcttgTACCAGATCTATGTTGTGCGACCAATGAGATATCATATCCCACACGGCTGAAATAATGGAAACATGggttgtttcaaatttttgcaTCTCTTCTCCATTCTTCCATTAATCCATCCAATTGCAGGTTCAGAACCTCATCGGATACTTTTTTAATAAGAGAATCTCATGTCCTCATCTCTATTTCTTTGAAAATGCACAACTCGGCCGGTTTTTGAGCCACCGATTTTTCACAAAACCAGCCGGTTCATTCCGGTTCATACCGGTTCTCACCGGGTTGAATGCATGACCGATCTGATATCTAACTCGAACCGCTTAACTGTCCGGGTCCCGGTCGGACCGGTccaaccggccggtccgagccgagtttaataacactgtgCACGAgagtaattttgtggcggttttaaaccgccacaaaattacaactgccaaaaaaaaaaagcaaacctACTATTTCTGGCGgttcaaaaccgccacaaaattacaactgtcaaaataaaaagaaaagctacGGTTTCTGGCGGTTTCTAACCGCCAGAAAATGCTTCGTGCGTGGTGCACGAGCCCCAAGGTCGTGCCCCACAGGGTGGACACTTATTTTTTTGGTCCACCGATGCACCATAGTTATACACCATTGGATCTgaaatttttgaaatattttttaatctaatggTTAGGATTGAATTATGATAAAAAGGTTAAAATTGTAAATTAGACAACCCCTCCTCTTTTCATCTGGTCCACCATTTCCTTTTCCCCACTTCTGGTGCTTGCTCCGCCGACGGCcatgccaccaccaccgtccacCTCACCAGCGCCGGCCACCTCACCGCCGTCACCCCTTGACCTCTGATCTAACAACTTTTCCGGCGAGTTCCAGTTGAAGCTTTATGGGTTTTTAATCAAAGCTTGAGTTCCTGAAACCACAACCCTTCTACCTCTCTTGAGCATGGCAGATTTTAGGTAATCAATTTCTGGTGGTTGCAGATATgacctttttcttttatttcttttcaatttttctattCTAATGGCTCAAAATCATGGTGGATCTTGATAAATCCTGTGAAGTAAGATGCGGGGTTTTGTCTAAACACGCGTTTGCACCTCGAATTTGAACAGATCGGGTCCTATTCTGGTTCAGTCTGAAGAAAACCCAGATGCTAGATACAAAATTGATGATGAAGGCAGCTTGGAAGGAGAATTTACCTATGTCACATGCCATGTACCTAACAAAACCTTCACCAAGGTTTACTATATGGTTGTGAAGGTGATTTTGGGAAGAACCCTAAAATTAAAATCGGTGTTCTCAGAAGAACCCCACCACAAAGTTTTGAGCCTGAACCATTGTTTGCCACCTCGATTTTTGTCAGTTCATGTAATTTATGGGGGAAGAAGCTTCATGGCAAggatatatacatgtacaggtATTGATTAAATCAACTAAAAAACTGTTCTTTGAACTTGagatctcaaaaaaaaaatcagtcaTTGTGATGATGGAGGAAAGAAAGATGGAGGCTTTCTTGTGTCTTCAAcaaaaaatttaaagaaaaatcacgagaggaagaagagagtggAAGGGTGAAGGAGAGGAAGTTGAAGATTCAGAGATCCAGATTCAGATTGGGCCGTGAGAGCAGGGGCGGAGGCACCGAGGTGGCTCACCGGTGCCGCCGCGCCCcccattttttaaattttcattctaAAAATATGTATATTATCCTTTTAGCACCGGTGAAAAACTAAATATATTATATCGGGTGTAGCACATATCATATAATAGATAGTAGTGCAGTGGTTTGCACTTGGAAATTTTCAACCATGTCCCCGGTTCAAACCCATTTGCCaccattttattttcatttttggaCAAAAAGGCCGCTGTAAAAAATGCTTTCATTAGGAATCAAACCCCCTCCAATGAGAATATCTTCCCATAACATTACCACCAGGCTAGGGATAAGTATATTAACTTTTTTGAcgatttattattttatgcaaATACAAATATTATTGGCTATTTTTGACAAACTTATAAGTTGGTTAGTATTTCTTATActcaaattaattatatatctCGCCTGCTtgtaaaaatatcaattatattAATTGATTTACACATGTGGAGTCTTTTGGATTATTGTTTGATAAAGTTATATATGATATAATGAAATTCGATTAAATAAAGGATAAAAGATTAAATATGTGTATATAAATTATACGTAAAAGTATGTTAAAAATGAATattgtttagattttttttttgccaatATTGTTTAGATAAAAGaaagtaaaataattttttatataatatttcgcCACCCCGGAGCCAAAATTCTGGCTACGCCCCTACGTGAGAGGGTGGGAGGGAGAAGATGAGAAAAGGATAAAGTCTAAAATATCCCTTATGCAATGTCTGTAATGCCCATGGTGCATGGGTGGACCAAAATAAtaaatgtccaccctagtggggcACCGTTAGTTAatgaattaatttaaataaaaagatacataataaacaaattataaataattacaATTTTTGGATACAGAAAATTTATATGCACTATCTGTATATACCACCAAGCAATGGAACAAAAAAAGTagcacatatttttttttttaaaaaagctaaatatatttttatgtatACATTATTTTTTTCCGCATAATAAatacattaatatttttttgaaattacattaatataaattaatttatgaaaatattgtATATATTACTTATAAATCAATGAGAGTGtatgtaccaaaaaatcaaTGAGAGTGAGCGCCCATTTGCAACATAAATTTTTGTAAGGGATACTTTCTCAATATTTCCTCAAAAAATATTGAGGAAATTTGTTCTCATTAAGACTGAGCACCCATTTGCTATTTCTTGTGTTCGTacgtgtgtgtgtgttagaaTAAAAATGTGTGTTATAatcaaaaaagaaaatccaacTAAGACTTTACCTATGGACATTTAGACAATTTTTTTATGCATTTCagattttaaattgatttagTTTTTTTCAAGCAATGAAGATTCATGATAATTGAGGGGTCACATTAAAATTCTATAAGATTGTTAGGGGGCGATGGTGcccaaaaatcaaatgaaatagAGTAATTAGTCTAGCTAACTTAAATGTAATAGATCATATGATTTTTCTaatgttaaataaataaattcttGAATTACACATACATTCTTTTCTTTGAAATGcagatttcaattttttaaaagaatatgTTATATCAAGGTAACCGAACGAGTGAATAGTTTGACTTCTTAAGTATTTAATCCAAAGTTTGATCTCTAAGTGTGCTAGAATGATATGTTGGAATATGTCTATTTATTTAATGTGATCTTTAAGTATTAAAGGGATTAGTCTCAAAATTGTCCagacaacataaaaaaaaaatatgttgatATCATTGAACATAAACTCACCTGTCTAATACATTTATCACTTTATAAAATACATGTTAATAagaaaagagtttaatggatatgcactgacagtgtaaaatagttttacacagtcatccaatcaaagcatgccacataggagagataattacatttgactttaattttaattaaaagaataatatattttctgatttggcgggattcaattggatgtctgtgtaaaactattttacactgtcagtacatatccattaaactcataaaaaaaaCGGATGtacatttttgtttttgtcaaaGCACTCGGGTAACATATTTGGGGTATTTGTTTTTGTCCAAACATCAGAGGCGGCTTTTGCAGTTTTTAGCTATAAAGCCCAAATAATTTCCTCtaaatcagtttttttttttgttcttatttttggCAGGCTTTTATAATGAGCTTGTGTGACCACTTAGAAAAAAACAAAGTCAAGGTCACAGCTTAGAgtgatgaaaaaaaattaacggtGGTGGTTGTGGAGTCATGGTAGTGGTGGGTGGTTGCGCCAATGGTTGTGGCAATAGCGATGGCGGCATCGACGATGATGGCGGAGGAGGCGGCAATGGCGGAGGTGGAGGATGACAGTGGGGGTGCAgtggtgaaggtggtggtggaggcggttgTGGAGGATGATGGTGGTGCTGGTGGCGGAGGGTGGTGATGGTAGCGATGATagatagtggtggtggcggtggattaaatattttcatgtaattTATACATGACattcttatcatgccttatccatcatctagATGGtgggttaaataatccatcaatTTAATATATAGGTGAAGATtaatggataagcttatacaatacaatgttagcaccaaacaatggataaaacTATAATGTATTATATAAACTTATACTATGATGTCTAATACGACATAATAAATGAGCCCTTTGactttatactatacaacatactAAAGGACCCTTATTTTACACGAGAAATATTtgtttaaaataactaaaatataattttgtaataatttatataaaattaaatttaacgtGTAACGGTAAATCTAACGAAagcaatttaatatatattgagaagaactaaattaataattaaaattttaatgttatCATAGATGTGATAAAAAAGGGTCAcataaaataaactaagaataaaaaaaataacgaTACACATAATATTTTTCAAAGTATAATGATATATTTAAATCATTGAGTTGTTGTGATTATACATCATATTTTTACTTTAGTTAACGCTATATGTAATATagtcaataaaataaaaagttatgattaaaaaataattttaataattatataacACTATGCTAAATAGgagataaaatgaaaaataatatgaCTACCAATTAACATCAAATTCATTTTTTACTTCATAATGTAATTAAGAGttgttttccttttcatttCATTTGATGTAACACATTTGGATTTCATTATAATATTTCGTACGGTATGAAATAGTCAATACTTTAACATAGATGCTACTATATGACATAAATAATAATTACATTTATTTTGAAACAACAATTGCATTTTATTTAACAACCAACATATCATGAGTGTACAAAATAAGATGACAATAATATATAAATTGACATAAAATATAGATAGCTCTATTGTGAAGTATGTTAAATCTTGATCACACAATGCCACAAACCACATTTTTACTTTTAGCATATATCATTTATAATATGTTCCTTATAATATGTTCCTTATGagtcagatttttttttttaaaacaacaatTGCATTTTATTTAACAACCAACATATCATGACTGTACAAAATAAAATgacaataatatatatataaattgacATAAAATAGAGGTAGCTCTATTGTGAACTATGTTAAATCTTGATCCACACAATGCCACAAACCACAATTTTACTTTTAGCATATATCATTTATCATATGTTCCTTATGAGTCAGATTGATTtccaaataattattttaatttgaacTAAATTTTTCTTAGGACATAATAGAAAAGGTCATATATAAAAGAGACGTTAGGTAGTCAAAATAATTTTCAAGAGGGGCGCTATAAAAAAATCATACCAATTTTTCCATTACTAAAAATCATACTACAATAGAACTttcattttttagttttttaaaaaaatatctaacaaaaaaatgtatattGATATATTCTTGCGCAGCACGCGGGTCAACATCTAGTTCAATATGATTTTTGGCAATAATAGGTGGATGCACTTTTCAGTGAAACTAACACAAGTCCTTCACGACTTAATTGCAAGAAGCATTCGTAATGATAAAGATGTATGAGTCTCGCCTAGTTCTGACAGAGAAATCTGTATGGGTTTCGCCTGGCTTCGCTTCTTGAGCCGAATAATAGAGTCGAAGAAGTTCTCCAAGAAAGGCATGAAAGTCCAATTCTTGGAGATCCAAGTTTCATATGAGCCCATGACTGAACAAAATCAAGTTCAACAACAACAATTGATCACTGCCGCATGTCCAGATGCCGCAGGTGCAGGGAATGTTGCAGCTTCCTCTACTGCAAGTGATTGAAGTGATTAAAGTGATagataatataaaattaatgtGCAGTTGACTTAGGAAATGAAGCTCAATAGCTGATAATACGGTCAGAAAAGACGCATAAAATGATATTCTATTTCTTTCGTTTAGTTAGGCATAAAGGAAAATGTGAATTCATTtcctcatatttaaaatttaacatcAACTCATAACCAGAAGAGTACAACCAAAGTGCATTATAGGTGCGTGTAGGACaccaagaaagaagagaaacgtCTGTAACTTATATTTATGTTTCAAATTTAAGTTTCAACACTAGACTAAAGTACCATTTtaaaacttatatgtatatcATGTTCCTATGTAAAATCTTATGAATTGATTGTGTTAAGGAGGGTAACATTTGGGGCACAAAGCTACACGCAGATCCTACtgaaaattttcaaggcaggtTAGTCACACTTGTTAGGGGCAACAATACACAGAAACTAGGAGAATAAAGTATTTTACCTAGGTAACTTGAATGTAATAGGATTATACGATTTTTATAACGTAAAATAAATGAATTCTtctaagagaaaaaaattatttattaaacatACAATctttaatatgttgatataaatttcttttattttgtcaAAAGTAAACATTTGATTGATAACATGAGTCGGACTCATAATTCGATGGGGTAATACAACTAGTTGGGAAAAGCCACAGAGAATTATAAGTAAGTTGCCAGTGGAGGACCTTGTGGTGACGCCAGTGGGGGCCATAAAGATGATGCATGTGATGAGAGAAAAGGCCACACAAACAGAAGTGGTCGCATGCGGCGGTGGTGATTGTGAGATGAGTGTGGCGACGACGACACGACGACGGTTACACGACGAGAGAGAGCGTTCGGAGACATGGGGTGAAGCAGATAAGATAACCACCTATTGTGGTGAAAAAAGGGCCAACCTCCCCAGTAGTGGAAAAGGGGAACCTTGAGGGAGCGATTTCTTAAAGCATATGTTGATATCACCAACAAGGTATGACACAACTGGTGGTTAGTTGAGTTATGTAAACATTTAGTCCATAGTTAAATTCTTGGGCAGTGCATATAGAGAATTATTTGTTGGAAAAGTCTTACAACTATCGGCTGagaatacattaaaaaataagaatatgCTTACATTatggtgtttttttttgttagtgaATATATTTGGGGTATTTGTTTTTGTCCAAACATCGAGAGACGAGCTTTGTAGCTTTTAGCTAAAAAGCCCAATTAATATCCTCTTAGGCTATATTTggataaacaacttaattaaacaCTTATAATAAGCGTTTATCGTATAAGAGTTTATGTCGTATGCACTTAAATTTAATAAGTTTGCGTTTGATGCGCACAATGAAAATAGCTTATACATAATTAAAGTGTTTGGATACATTTTACAGAAGCAGGTTACAAATAAGTGAAATTACTAGAAGTGGCAAAATTGAACTCGGTTGGATTTAATGATAGATATAGAGATAAGCTCTGAAAAAGCTATTTCATAAGCTATTACTAGGAGGTAATTGAAATAAgctaaaaatagcttatgagaGTTTATAAGTTATTTCAATAAGCTTTTGCAAACATGCACATAATAGCTTATTTTATAgaataagctcaaataaattatttataagCTCTTTTAAACGGGGActtaatccaaaaaaaaaatttattctttTAAATTGGCTTTTATAATGAGCTTGTTGACCACTTAATAGAAAAGACAAGGTCAAATTAACATAATGTTTCAATGAGTATAAAGAAACAAACTTAGATGGCATGGAGAAAACGAACATTTAAGTTATTGAGTTATATGGATGCAAAAATGAAATTTCTAAGTAATTGACAAAGTTGAGTATTAGTGAGATCTCTTAAATTGAACAACGAtgaagataaaagaaaaatctTCCCATGTAGCACTCATAATTTACCCCTAATTTACTTCTCATGGGAAAATGACTACCCGGCCTGTTGATCAAGATTCAAGGATAGAGAGGGAGACTAAGAAATTGCATTTAGTATAAATAAATGAACAAAATAGAAAATGTGCCACATAAGATGGGAGGGACTTTTGTCGCTACTCTCTACATTACGAGTGTAAAGGAAAACAATTTGAGCAGTGCTACCCGGCCTGTTGATATGAGTATCAAATAAACTCTAATTCTACCACAAAATGATCAACTTTATGAAAAACATAAATAATGCTCAAAATTAGACTTGACTAAGTTTTTGCACTCTCCTTTGATTCACCACATAATTAGTTTACTTTTGTCATAATAACCATATATAGTGTCTAAGATTAACCACACTATTTTATATGATTAACCATTAAAACATAATTTCTCCATATTCCCCGAGTCACTCACTAGAATCCGCCCAAGCACAATGGTATCTCAAAATTTTGTCTTTACACATGATACAAGTGTAACTTGAGAAGCACAATGTTGTTCCAAAATTTCGTCTTTGAACAATGCTAGAAGTGTGATTATGACTTATGAGGAATTCCCAAGTAGCCCAAATCTCAAGGCTACAGTTTTGCAGGCTGTGTATCTTTCTCTGTCTCTTTCAAGACCCAATAGTTCACATCTCCAATCGCTTTGTTTATACTCCAATAAGCCAGCTACTTCCCTCGTAGTTGTAGCCGTGGCAGTAACAAACACAAGAAATCACTCTAAAAATACATTATTTACCACTTGAGCAGAGATGGTGACAAAAAACAAAATCACCACTTCATATTTAAGGTTTGCCACCTTCATTCTTCTCCACCCCTCAACCTCTCTTTCTCTGTTCTCACGCAGAGAAAGTACATGTTTGATTTCACAATTCATACAGAATCCAAGTTAAATTTATTGGGAAACTAAGACTTATAGCTTCTAGCCAGAATTGAAGGGATTTTCATTCTAAGATAATTGTGAAATCAAATATACTGAAGGAGGTATGCAGAGGCGGTTCCTTAAAGTTTACACTGCTCTAAAAGAGCACAGCTGCATCAGCTATGCCAAGATTGCTTCAGCTGCAGGTTTCTCTGATATcaacctcatcatcatcaaagcaACTGCACCTGATGACTTTCCCGTGCAAGAAAAATACATACAACTTCTCTTGAAACTCTTCTCCTTATCTCCCACCTTGTGTCACTCATTTGCCATCAGCTTCACTCGAAGATTTGGCACCACACATAGCTGGCGAGTCGCGCTCAAGTCTCTGATTCTTCTCCACCGTTTGCTTCGCTCTGTCCAAGGAAACAGCCCCCTCTGGACTGAACTGCTGTGGACTCGTTCCAATGGATTGATTTCTCTCTACCCTTGCCACTTCAAGGAtgcttcatcctcatcttccaAATCCTACACAAACTTCATCATATCCTATGCACACCTTTTAGATGAAGCACTTAACTGTGTCCCCTTGGATCGCACTAGTAGCACCATGTTTGAACAccaacaaaaagaaaaggaacaAGACACTAGGCCTCAAACTTTTCACAACAAGATGAGAGAAATGGGTGACATGCTTGAAACCTTACCACAACTCCAGAGCCTCATAGACAGGGTGATGGATTGTTACCCTAAAAGGGTGGCAGCAAGAAGTTTCCTTGTCCAGTGTGGCATGAAACTCATAATCCGAGACAGCTTCATTTGCTACACAAAGTTCAGAAAAGAATTGGTAGTGGTTTTGGACAATCTCCTTGAGATGCCTTATAGGAACTGCATAGCTGCTTTCAATATATACAAGAAAGCAGCTATGCAGTCAAATCAGCTTTATGAGTTCTATGAATGGTGCAAGGCCAAAGGGTTGTGTGGTTCCTATGAGTACCCTTTGGTGGAACCTATCTCACATTTACAAATCAAGGCTCTAGAAAGGTTTCTGAGTGGCATGTGGCAGTTGACAGAGTCATCATCATGTTCTCCAACTAGCCCTTCATCATCTTCTGAGGAAACTCCCTCAGAAAGACAGGTGGTGATGAGAAGTGACACATTCCACATCAAAGAGAAGCCTTTGATTGATCTGGaagatgatagtgaggatgttAGTTGGGAGGCACTGCTGGAATCTTCCATTAGTTTTTCTCATGCTTATGATCAGAGTGACTTAATCAGCTTATTCAGCTATCAGCAAGGATGGGATGATGATCATAGCTTCGAAGTGAACGAAAAGCAGCAAAAACAAGTCACCACGTACAAATCTCCTACTGCAGCTAACAACCCTTTTCAGGAGTCCAACTACTATGGGAGATTTGCTCATAACCCTTCATACCCTTGGGGTCTATAATGGATTTCATGTCCTGGATCCATGGTACTACTATACCGTGggattttctcttatttttttattgttttagttGTTATCCTAATAAGAGGGTTATGATTGCGGTTGGTCTATTTGATCTAGAAAAACTAGTCATTAAATGCAGACACACAgctgtcattttttttttaaataagctcttagcaaataagaaaaaaataggcttaaataagtttttcgtccctaacctttccataatacctggttttcgtccctcgccggagcaaaggtggggtttagtccctaacctttgccaaaacgtttggttttcgtccctccggagctctgggtcaacgccggagctccggtggcccatgtggcaatgccacataggATTAGTCAGGCCacgtgttattattattattattgttaaatTTTGGATCTCATCCTCATGTATATAATTgaatttggttttagtccctggaATAGTAATCATGATTTGGCATGCATCCTTACATAGAATATTGATCTGTGTTTTGGTCCCTTATTGGACATTAAAAGGCTACTTAGGAAGAAAAAACGTGTTAAAGTATGACAATTGCTAAGGCCACAACATAATTTCATGCATAAGTCAAAATATTCTTACAAAATGATAGTGGTCCATCCACAAAGACATAAATTGCACAATATTTTGACTTATGCG
This window harbors:
- the LOC130714122 gene encoding putative clathrin assembly protein At2g25430 — protein: MQRRFLKVYTALKEHSCISYAKIASAAGFSDINLIIIKATAPDDFPVQEKYIQLLLKLFSLSPTLCHSFAISFTRRFGTTHSWRVALKSLILLHRLLRSVQGNSPLWTELLWTRSNGLISLYPCHFKDASSSSSKSYTNFIISYAHLLDEALNCVPLDRTSSTMFEHQQKEKEQDTRPQTFHNKMREMGDMLETLPQLQSLIDRVMDCYPKRVAARSFLVQCGMKLIIRDSFICYTKFRKELVVVLDNLLEMPYRNCIAAFNIYKKAAMQSNQLYEFYEWCKAKGLCGSYEYPLVEPISHLQIKALERFLSGMWQLTESSSCSPTSPSSSSEETPSERQVVMRSDTFHIKEKPLIDLEDDSEDVSWEALLESSISFSHAYDQSDLISLFSYQQGWDDDHSFEVNEKQQKQVTTYKSPTAANNPFQESNYYGRFAHNPSYPWGL